From the genome of Sporosarcina sp. ANT_H38:
CAAATTGACTGAGAGCGATACATCTTTAGGCAATACTTCAGACGGTCCCGGTACAAGCAACACATCATCGAAAGTAAGCCCTTCACGTGTAAATTTTGATTCCCACATTTCAATATACCTCCTATTAGTTTCAATTGAATATTATTAAAAGGTTATCAGCGGTCACAATAGCTGTCAAGCCAGTGACTACAAGTAAAATTATTCCTATTATTCACTAAATAACTAGTTCAATTGCATTCTTCATTTTAAGTGGTGAAGTTTGAGGTGCAAACCGTTCCACGACATTACCCTTTCGATCAATCAGAAATTTCGTGAAATTCCACTTGATGTCCTTTGTAAGCATCCCTTTCTTTTGAGAAGTCATATGTGTGAAAAGTGGTTCTGCATGATCTCCCTTCACATTAACTTTTGCGAACATCGGAAAGGTAACTCCAAAGTTGATTTCACAAAACTCCATCGTCTTTTCTATATCATCGAATTCCTGATCCTTAAAATTGTCCGATGGAAAGCCCAGTACAACGAGACCTCGCTCTTTATTTTCTTCATATAATTCCTGTAACTCTTTGAACTGGCTGGCAAATCCACACTTGCTTGCTGTATTTACGATAATCAAAGGCTTTCCTTTATAGTCTTCCATTGATTGAATTTCACCATTTACTTTTTTAACTGAGAATTCATAGATTGTACTCATGTAATTAGCCCCTTTGATTTTAGTTGTCTACAAACAATAGGCTGTATTGAAATTAATTACAAGAATTGAGGATTAAGAAGTTAACGTATAACACTTTGAATCCATTAATTAACCTATTAAACCCAAGACCATTTATATGACTTGGTTATATTTTTTGATACTCATAAAAAGCTATTTAAATTATTGATCTCACAATACAAGCTTGGATAAGCTTTTGGTAATAGATTATTAATATTAGGCTCAACACAAAAGACTGTTCTTAACGTGAAAAACCATAGCCGAAAGTGCCGACAACCAAGTAGTATTTTGTAAAAACATAACGAAATACCACCTGTATTGTTAAACATTTCAAGTATACGTTAAGGTGAAGAGCCTAAAAATAAACACAAAAAAAGCCACTACCCAATGGGTAATGACTTACTTGGAGACCGGCGACGTCCTACTCTTGCAGGGGGAAACCCCCAACTACCATCGGCGCTGAAGAGCTTAACTTCCGTGTTCGGGATGGGAACGGGTGTGACCTCTTCGCAATCGTCACCAGACTCTTTGAG
Proteins encoded in this window:
- a CDS encoding glutathione peroxidase translates to MSTIYEFSVKKVNGEIQSMEDYKGKPLIIVNTASKCGFASQFKELQELYEENKERGLVVLGFPSDNFKDQEFDDIEKTMEFCEINFGVTFPMFAKVNVKGDHAEPLFTHMTSQKKGMLTKDIKWNFTKFLIDRKGNVVERFAPQTSPLKMKNAIELVI